Proteins encoded together in one Triticum dicoccoides isolate Atlit2015 ecotype Zavitan chromosome 7B, WEW_v2.0, whole genome shotgun sequence window:
- the LOC119335549 gene encoding serine/threonine/tyrosine-protein kinase HT1-like yields MLSCFRQPRPAGDASQEGASSRRPALPFATGLLFASSPSTSGKNPWPSEADDMEKKRWDSMESWSMLLDTAMGASSGGEGSSRDSGRREEWMADLSHLFIGNKFAAGANSRIYRGIYKQRAVAVKMVRIPERDEARRAVLEDQFNSEVAFLSRLYHPNIVQFIAACKKPPVYCIITEYMSQGTLRMYLNKKDPYSLSPETILKLALDISRGMEYLHAQGVMHRDLKSQNLLLNDEMRVKVADFGTSCLETRCQATKGNKGTYRWMAPEMIKEKPYTRKVDVYSFGIVLWELTTCLLPFQGMTPVQAAYAAAEKNLRPPLSSSCPPLLNNLIKRCWSANPARRPEFSYIVSVLDKYDHCVKDGTPMMVHQELRIWSSFAKIFRMGCISNNLSIPVHS; encoded by the exons ATGCTTTCTTGCTTCCGGCAGCCGCGGCCGGCAGGGGACGCCAGCCAGGAGGGGGCGTCGTCCCGGCGGCCGGCACTGCCGTTCGCGACCGGCCTGTTGTTCGCGTCGTCACCGTCGACGTCGGGCAAGAACCCGTGGCCGTCGGAGGCGGACGACATGGAGAAGAAGCGCTGGGACAGCATGGAGTCGTGGTCCATGCTGCTGGACACGGCCATGGGCGCCTCCTCCGGCGGCGAGGGCTCGTCCCGCGACAGCGGCCGCCGGGAGGAGTGGATGGCAGACCTCTCCCACCTCTTCATCGGCAACAAGTTCGCCGCAGGCGCCAACAGCCGCATCTACCGCGGCATCTACAAGCAGCGCGCCGTCGCCGTCAAGATGGTCCGCATCCCCGAGCGCGACGAGGCCCGCCGCGCCGTCCTGGAGGACCAGTTCAACTCCGAGGTCGCCTTCCTCTCCCGCCTCTACCACCCCAACATTGTCCAG TTCATCGCGGCGTGCAAGAAGCCGCCGGTGTACTGCATAATCACGGAGTACATGTCGCAGGGGACGCTGCGGATGTACCTGAACAAGAAGGACCCCTACTCACTGTCGCCGGAGACGATCCTGAAGCTGGCGCTGGACATCTCGCGCGGCATGGAGTACCTGCACGCGCAGGGCGTGATGCACCGCGACCTCAAGTCCCAGAACCTGCTGCTCAACGACGAGATGCGGGTGAAGGTGGCCGATTTCGGCACCTCCTGCCTGGAGACGCGGTGCCAGGCCACCAAGGGCAACAAGGGCACGTACCGCTGGATGGCGCCCGAGATGATCAAGGAGAAGCCCTACACACGCAAGGTGGACGTCTACAGCTTCGGCATCGTGCTCTGGGAGCTCACCACCTGCCTCCTCCCCTTCCAGGGCATGACCCCCGTCCAGGCCGCCTACGCCGCCGCAGAGAAG AATCTGAGGCCGCCGCTGTCGAGCTCGTGCCCGCCGTTGCTGAACAACCTGATCAAGAGGTGCTGGTCGGCGAACCCGGCGAGGCGGCCTGAGTTCAGCTACATCGTGTCGGTGCTGGACAAGTACGACCACTGCGTCAAGGACGGGACGCCGATGATGGTGCACCAGGAGCTCAGGATCTGGAGCTCCTTCGCCAAGATCTTCAGGATGGGGTGCATCTCCAACAACTTGTCCATACCGGTGCATTCTTGA